TTTACATTGtgaaattattttatgaaatactaattctcttattttatataatgttctTATTATAGTTCGAagaataaataagattttttcCTCCGAATTATTACTACTTGCAAATCGTACCCCCAAACTTTGCACGTTGTTAAAAATTTCCCCCGAATTATGCAGGTTACTGAATTATGGGACTTCCGTTAGTTTTCGGATGACATGGCTAATAAAAAGTTGATTTGACAATTTGGGCACTGACGTGAGAATCATGTTAGTGCCACGggtataattcaattaaaaattaattttttttaaataataatttaaaaattattatatattttttacttcttttttccttttttatttaaatattttttacttctttttatttaaatattaaaaaataaaaaaacatatacaATAGTAACTTTAATAGtattttatttgaactattttggttttgttttatttgcATGTACAATAAAttttgttgtccgtgttttcacctaTTGACGCGTGGCCATCATTAGAGATTAATTAGGCTTCCCAAGCCCTGAGAGCACATGTGGGACTCACACCACCTACTCGGACCATAGGCTATTCGTAGTGGTTATGCTCCACCCCCAGAGAAGGGTATCCTGAGGCAGACCACGCCTTAGGGATCGTTCCTGATTTCCTCCGTCATCTCCTTTCAAGTCCTCCAAGTCTACGAGGAGTGTTCTCCACCCCTGGAGCATTGTGTTAGGTGTCATGCACAACGAccttgtgttatattatttcatataatataatgttagattaaataatgtgacaaaatgtgatttgtcacacaaatgagATTTGTCACaacttgtaacatattattgagaattacaaaattggacacatgtgtgtgcccaaatctaacatattttggagttacaaaataagttacaaatttgtaactccaaaaaatattacccaataatgtaaattgagagttacacatttgtgtttgaatttcatggagacatgtttttaactctcattaagtgtatggaggttacaaaatcatctGGGAAAGAATTTGGAACGTTGTGTAAAAACTGAATTTTTGGAGGTTGAAATTGcatgtggccgtggccactgattatccctggccgcggcctgggggacagaggccagtggtcgCGACTAGGAACATCTTTGGTCGCAGCAAAGGACACTGACAGCCAACTCCAACTTATTTTTTCCATCTTGAACAGTTTTAACACCTCatgtaactctcaaatctcatttttaattccaaaaacatcaaattaaacattggtaacgaccacggggttggtggaatttgaaattcaaagggtgtctcaaaactctataaatagaagcatattgctcacttgtaagacatgcTATTTTTctccactaaagcacttggctagaaattcacCATAGATACTttattattccagagagctatttccattTGTGAGAGtttccttagtgcttgagataggggaaataagcttttggacaaaggttgtaaacatttttgttcaagttggtgatccccactactctacatattggttgtgtgagtgagagaactttatttcttgttcttgttctttattatttcttcTATTGTTCTTTTGTCATCTTTCTTCTATTTCCTCTTTACATTTAGTTATATCTTTTTCCACATCTTTTGTtttactacttctagtttatttgtaatttttttcatagAGATGTTATTTCTTCTACTCTAGCTCTTTATCTTCTCATTTCTATATtgacttgtatttttgcaatagagttgtaaacttatttaatcatCATCTTGTCATTTGCATTCTCTTGCTTAGACTTGTAATAGTCTTACTtttttccattgagacaattttATTATCTATAACACCTTGGACCACAAGCAGCCGTCTGACAAAATTATTGTTCTCACTAGTAGTTGTGTCGAATCCATACAGGCTACAAGCAGCATGTCCCATTGTGTTGCCTGACATGGGGAAATGTGTGACTACCCCCTGACACTGTCAGGGGTGTGTCACCTCAAAAAGTGGTGGGTTGAAACCTCATAAATGGGCCTCGTGTGATACGTACAGGCCTACTACAGTCTTAATTACAATAGGTTGTATTTATTAGAGTTTATACCCCAATTAATGGGGAATGTTTTGTAATAAACCCTTATTATGAGAATTAATCACCCTTGGccttctataaatagggctagggctcCCATTGTAAGGGATCCCTGACTTTTGATATTCAGTGCATTGCAAAAACGTTGTTTGAAACTCCATAAAAGCTTGACTCCTCAAGTTCCTCAAAACCTGATGCAATCACTTCATCGACTAGGGCTAATTGATAACATGAACCACGTAAATCCTTATTTATTGCATTTCTTTAAGCTTTGGTTTAAttagttgatagcaaaaaagacGATCAACAAATTTCTTGTTTAATTGATTATGCTTCAATTTTTTTCCTCAAAGATaatgaattttaaaaattaaacaaataaaaaaataacgtTTTATGAATTGGAGTAAAAAAGTAtgattataataaaattgtaaattaataaataggtTATTTATGATTCCCCCCGAATTATGATCTATACACTATCGTGCTCCCTAGTTTTTTTGGGTTATTAAAAATTCTCTTCAAACTATTCACAGTGTTGTAAAGTGAGACTTCTGTCCAATTTTGTCCAATGTGGCTAGCGACATTGCTTGTTAATGTGCATTGGCCACGTCAGCGCCACATgtgtaatttaataaattaaatttaattaaaatctgatttattattttaattttttatattattattaatttattttttttaatgaaaataatttattattttcaacaatttttattattatgggcatttgGCGAGGGGGGATGTCATAGTTTTGGGTAAAAAAACTATGTTAATTTACCACTTCAGTCAaccattaatttttttgaatGGAATATACATAAGGGGGTATTTTCAACAATTTACATAATAAAAAAATCCTATTTGTCATTATGAAAATTTCCTCTACTCTTTTTTCTCCAAATTGGAGGGGGGAAAATTGGTGGACCTCACTCaaaaaatttccactcacttttctcttccttcttattttctttcttaccaaacttttttttttcattcaactATTCTCTTCTACATTTTCTTCTTTTCATCTTTACAAAACACAGCTTAATGTTTCTCACAAACTATCTCGCAATCTACTTAAAATGACTTAAAATgtaatttaataccaacaatataaaaatataacCCTATGAAATTTGAAATACACATTTCATCTTATTCTATCAAATCATCAAACTCACATTCTAATTCACAAATAATTTCACTTACAAATTTCAAATCACAAGAGGAAACTCACTCTCAATAGTTTAACATAATTTTTTGGCTAAAGTTTACAAAATTCGAGGTGGAGTTATTGAAATAATTGATAATGAATAAGTAAAATATTGTTATTTAAAGGTGACAAGAATCATGGAGTTCTATCTTAAAACCAATTGGTCATTAGTGGAGTTactcatgttcttattaataaCTCAATACTTTTACACTTGTTCTATGCAGAGACACTATACtccaatcactactacaaaaaaaggttttttaggactcgcggggcgcgagtcctctatttaagAGCCTTAAAAAATTTGggtctgcgagtcctaaaaacaattcGAGTcctgaaaatttttatttttttatttttaaaaaattaatttgtgggTTTTGAATTCGGCGGCGGGGCTCCGGCGACGGTGGCGGCGCCACCATTAAAAGGTGGTGGTTCGGAAAACAAACTATTGGGTTTTAAAGCCCAAGAAGTaaggagtatggtggtggtggtggttcaacTCGTGGTGGCTCGAGGTGGCCGGAATATGCTCGGAAAGTTTGGGAGAAATTTAAACTCATGAATGACCGAACTTCAAGTGCTCCGTTGAGGGCCTTAGGTCGCGCGTGAGGTCGCCATCTCCGAGGGTCGGGGGTCTCGGGGGACGGCGCTTCCATTGGTCTGGTGCGTGGCAGTGGCCGGAGGTGGGACGGCAGCGTTCGGCGGTGGCACTtcgggagagagggagagagagaagaaactttgggagagagagagagggaaccgaGGAGAGAGAGTGAAAATGTGGGCTGtgtgatttttttgttttttttaatatataataataaaacttttgttaaaaaaaaattggagggaattcgaaattttttaaaattcaaaattttatgatacacataagtttttaggactcgcgaataatgtttttaggactcgcacccgagttttttaaaattcaaaattttatgatacacattagtttttaggactcgcacctAAATAGTCCAGAAggtgtttatttaaaaaaaaaactcaaacttttaggacacacatagtttagcgagtcctaaaacaaattctttaaggactcgcatttatgtgagtgtcctaaaaatgtatttttgtagTAGTAAATATCTCCCTCAAGATGGTGGTTATTTTTTGCTCACCATGGCTTAGCATTATAGCAAGCTTACTTTTTAATTAGGTATATGGATATTTTGATAGGTAATAGGTGTGGATATAACTCATGATACTATTTCAAGAATCATGAAGTTTCATCTTAAAACCAATTGATTATTAGTGGAGTTACTCATATTCTTACACTTGTTCCATGTGGGACACtatactactacaaaaaatgtaacttttagtgacaactttttagtcacaacatatattttgtgtaactaaatgtcacttttagtaacaacaaaaaattacttgtgactaaaaaatcatacttaatcacaagttgtcactaatgtagttGTAGTCACAACCTATTTTTAAtgataaagtttgttgtgactaaaaataaatttaGTGACAAACAAATTGTaatttttgtgactaatacttttaaccacagactttttagtgatgacataAGTAAGATGGAttatttttagtcacaaattttttgtttttagtcacaataaatttgttactaaaactaagattttttgtagTACAATAAAAGATAATAGATATGTTATAAAataatttgtatatttttcgaCCTTGTCACAATAAAATTCGAACATATTTTGCTCCGAATCGCCCAGCTGAGGCAGTTAATTTAtaggccatgtaaatggctttAGATATGTagaaacttaacctttactcaaAGAGAAAGTGAAACCAATTAGAAAAGAAGACAAAATATCATGGTTTTTGAAGTTGATAGACTCATTACCTTGAAAGACATGCCATTGTCTAAACCAGTTCGGCCATTAAAAACAAGTTTTAATTAGGCTAACATTTAATAATTACCCATCTTTTTAGCAAGCACCCAAAACATTTCATATTGAATAAAATATGAATCTTATGGTTGATAGACAAGGTATGACAATACATAAAATATCAATATAAGTGAAATAATTGTTTCAGATGTAAATTAATGATATCAAATATTGAAGAACCCcatcaaataaatataataagtAAAAAATTAATAAGATAACTAATTGCCATAGCCCATCTTCTCATTCACAAGCAAATGAAATTCACAAGcaaatgaaagaaaagaaaaatatcacATTCCTATGCAAAGTAGTCAAACTCAGTCATACTAAATTATCGATAAAGTAATTAAAATCTCAAAAGGTCTAAAGTAGTAATTAGCTaagaaaacaaataaaagaccATTCCTGCTCATAATTGGATCAGCAGTAACAACTAAAGTATGACCTTTTCATTAATAGATAATGTTTCTAGAAAGGGTGAGATCCACATCAAGGAGTCTTTCAGGTTTGATTCTTTTTCTGGCTTATCATCAGTGATAACTCTGAGATGCTTCCAATTAAACAAGGGAGAACGACATATCTTTTTGAAATTTTCTGACAAAACGAGATCCTTCATGTATATATGAAAATGAATAAACATATCAACGTTTGTTAAATAGACTAATAATACTAACTTGAAATAAAGCTACataataaaataagagaaataataAAGTACTGAACGTACCTTGTCTGAGTGCACATGCAGGGTTATAACTTTCCAAGAACAATTGAGATTTAGAAGAAAAACCATCATACTAGTAAACCAATTTGGGTCATAGTTCTCATGTAGATTAGAAATTACGAATTTTCCATTCAATAAATTAGAGGACTTTATTGATAGGATGAAGTTGATATCACCCTCATAACAAAAAAATGCTAATTTTGGAGCTGATTCAATTATAATGTTCATTCCATGATCATATTTAGTATATTTATTCTTCAAATTGAAACTTCTCAACTGTTGATTCGATATCTTAATGTTCTCCAACTTCAATTCATTGCAATCCTCCAAAGTCAAATTCTCAAGCAGTGGAAGGTTTGAAATAAGATACTCTAATGATGCCGGGTCTTCAACACTACTATTAAAAGTTAGTGAGAGATTTCTTATTGCCTTGCAGGTAGAAAGATTTGAGATTTCAAACATAAATCCATTTAGTACCAAAGACTCaagatttacggcttcaacctgAAAAGGTATTGCATCctcaaaattttcaatttttatgAACTTGAGGCTTAAACTTTGTAAAGGGAGCAGATGACCAATAGTACCCATGTTACCACACAAATTTAACACCAAATTCTCAAGGGAAGGGCAATCCAACAAAAGCTTAAATACTGCATCACCCTTTTCATGTTGAAAGTAAAAGTTTTTCATCGACAAAGTTTTCAATGCTGGAAGTCCAATTGAATAGGTAGCATCCAAATCTAACCCTTCCAACTCCAAAATAGTCAAATCTCTAGCGTTGACTACGTTTCAGGTAAACAATAGTAATGGTTTTTATCACCATCTTCGCAGTTAGAATTCAAGCGAAGATTTATTTCCTTGACTTTATTCTTAACTGCAAAAGCTAACCATTTATCTAGGTGGGCAGACTTGCTAGATTGATAGAAATTCCTCATCTCAAGCTTAAAACCAGTAACGACTGAATCGACAATAAAATACATACCTCTCTTTCGGTGTTCCAAACAATCATCCACATATTTGTAGAACTTTTCTAGGCCCTGTGGCGATTGAAAATCAGTAGTAGCATCGGAGAAAAAGAGTACGGGGACTGAATACCACATGAATTTCCAACGCTTTGAAAGGATGCATGTCCGAACGACATCCACAGTGGGGAGAAACGACAAGATGTGTACAATAACTGCATCAGGTAGTTTTGAAATTCTGTCCTCAGTAATTGATGAATATGTCGTTTTAACCCTTTTTTTCGCCGGACGACCTCTACCTCTTGTCCCGCCCTTTACAGCCATAAGTTAAAAAACAACAATTGGGACTGTAACAAGAAACAACAGATcagaaaggaaaaaaataaataacaggCCTGGTACGTAAGTGATCAAGTAATTAATTTGCTTTCATCCCTATAATACTAGATGAATTTTTTCAAGGGTTTACAGTgtgaaaagagaaaataaatagactACACAAATAAATTTCGTTACCCTTAATTAATTGTGGCTGCAGAAGTTTTCTCCTTCTTCAACAACAATGTACGGAGAAGACTCAAAGTATTGAGAGCTTGGCAAGTGGGAAGGGTTTTACGAAAGAGAGGATTAGAAGCTGAGAGTGAGAGAGTATTGACAGTGAaacatatatatatgattatggcCTTATGGGTTTGGCTGCTCCGTCCCGAGAGAAAGGCAGAGGAAGCGACGTATTTTAAGATAAGCTCTAGGGCATTTTCTGTTGAATTACTTCCAtggaataattttataaattgaagaagtaataacaaaaaaattaattgcatGGCAAGAATATAACATAGtactcttttaaaaaaaaatcatagttaCACACAGAAAATATATATTGGGAGCATTCATCACACAAAAATATAAATGTAAATGTGTTTCTCAAATttctcaaacaaaaaaaaatgtgtttctcaaaagaataaaataaatatagtatatctcttctatatataataagtgtttaaataacgaaaattcttgttttaatagttttttatttttttccgttcCCCGCTAATTTCCCGCTCCATGtgcattatataaaataaatataaaatattacaaaaatatataataatttaaacgGGACCCCGTCGGGGCGGGGAGGGTCATCCCCATCCCCATCCCCATCCCCGCCCCATTTTATATTTGGGGATTGAAAATTATTCCCGTTCCTGCCCCGTTTCCCattgggttttgaaataaccctcaactacaaAGAAAAATTACTCCATAATCGcattcatattcacaaacataaatattcaatgaaaataaaagagttatgagaagaaagaaaaactagattgaagaatgtagatgaagatgtcttttctcctcctctatTGCTTTAGcttctaaaattcgcaatcctcagttattctaaaagttaaccctaatctcTTTTATAGCCCATTAAAAATTaccttcaaaaataaaaaattaagaaaaattatataTCGCAGGCCGCAGCCAGTGAttcttggtggccgcggccacgggACTTTTCTAGGCAAAAATACGCGCGGTGGTCACGGCCATGAGTTTATGGTGGTCGCAGCCTAGTCTCTAACTCCCAGGCCGCGGCCGCGGCCTGGATtaaggctagccgcgaccacaGGCATTTTTCTGCTCACACTCTTTTTCTTTGTAATCTTCAACTTTAAACTCAAACCACAGGTGTATGGACTTCTAAAACACTTTGAACtcgtcccaaacttcattttctcgagtcCTATCGTTGcacatcaattcataaccacaaaaattcatcaaattcatcaataataccttaaaaaaatattttatggctTAAAAATTAAAGACTcataaaacaaagctaagaacacctaaaaacactagaaattaacattatctaaatacaaaaggataacaaatataatatccaaaataccaTTATCATGCCCCTTGTTacgatttgcataaaataattagtaTTCCCCCCCCTCCCCGAATTTTGACAACTATCAAATTGTGCCccctttaattataaaatttttaaaatatatttttctattagttcttaaaaaattaaagaaaatttattttaaaaaattcaataaaagactcaaattatttaaaattccttttaaatacatttaagtttaaaaatattttttaatagaaaaactaaattgttacaaataaaaaaaacatattccaTTCTTCttcattattatttcttaatatatttttctaattactttatattctttcatttttgtgcccaatatttttaattaattaagttttatatatttttttttaaattaatacattttaaatttataatattttatatgtatttaatttttaaaatgattttaggGGGCAATTTAGATCCTTGGCTGCCTTGTTAATTAGTCTATATTTTGAACCACCATCACTATCCAGCTGAGCTGTTAACATAGATTGTCTTGGATTTCATTGTGAACAATCTTGAATACTCATCCTAGCATTCGTTCCCTTAAGGACAGGTTGAGTTGGCATTTTGATAGTAAGAAGCAATATACTATATGGTCGAGATACAAGATATAATGGATGTTGCTAACAATGTCTCTTCGTCCTCTTCAGATTCCTTACCTTTGTGGTGGAATAGACTTTAGAGTTTACatactgttaggaacgagtttcttAATACGCAGCGGAAATGTGGTGGGGTTggccagtgtacaacaaaaatttgtaacatatttaaactacctttttaaatatgtggattcattaatataaatacattaatcataagcaagttaaggatagaaatcataccttttgaagcctatcaagtatcattgctatcttttcgtatttagaacgatctttctatccaagccgctcccaggtactcacaccaagatcttccaaagtattctctacacctcaagaagtgtgtgggcacttagagaatgaaggatagtttatttgtgattctacttgatgtacgcAACACACTACAAGAAACAAGGATTTTACCGGCGCAATTCggaattgcgtcggcaaaaacaACTTTCACCGGCGCATTCAATTAATTACGCCGGCAAAAACAagaacttttgccggcgcaaccccgaATTGCGGCGGCAAAAGTAACAtcagtttttcaaaaaaaaaaataccatagaCTTTTGCTGGCGCATTTCACCTAGCGCGCCGACAAAAGTCAAACGTGCATTTTTAATTTGTGCACGTTTTCAACAAAGTAGGTGGCTAGAcctttgccggcgcgtttcgttgtgCCGGCAAAAGTCTATTTTGCGTCTGTAAAAGTCGGACTAAGTAAAACGACACCGTTTTGTCCTAGGGTTTATtaaagacttttgccggcgcaacgaaacgcgccggcaaaagtcatagcGATATTAGACCCGTCGTGAGCTCTTCTTCCCCATTTCAgatttttttcagaaaaaaactTCTTCTCTCCTCTGTGTTAATGGAATTCGACCACCCCATGCCATAATCCCACCGTAGCTCAGCTCATATAGTGAAGttcttctctctcaaggttagtaaatccaatgggaaattttttaacatttttatatttttttctctatatctcgttttgtaattgtattttttttttttttttgttattctctctCTATAAACAGGTGTTACAGCTCCAATCTCTCGGTAGAACAACTCCAAAGgttaatttatgtatatatttatatctgtttatatatatatatatcggtttatatatatttataacggtttatttatatatatatatatgtatatatcagtttatatatatgtttatatatatatatatttatatgtccgtatatatgtatatttatatttatatgtctgtttttttatatatatgtatatatgtttatatgtttatatgtatatatgtaaatgtgtgtgtatatatgtttatttaatgttaattttttttagaaaattaattaattaattgtgaactattaatatatatgtaaGAGTGTGATATTttgtattataattatatttttcagttaaaaaacaaataaatctgtgtagttttagaaaaatgagattaataatgaaaaaaaatatgattttagtatttattaaaaaaaaactgatttgagtatgtatatttttaacggcgtcaagatctcctactcagtgctttgttgaagcaggttggtgaaaTGGCTCttggttttactgttgacttaccagaacaggattcggacgaggatgatgatgctgacgggggcggggatgatgaggtGGGCAGTACTCATTTAtacaactttttatttatttatttaaagtttaatttattagacatttattttactaaactacttttatattttcatgtttggtggagacaataaatattaatagttgtaatttttttatttttttataaaattttaattttaattttatttctaattaaataatattactaaaaaattaaataattattaatatattaaaattgaaatttattaagtaatattaatatattgaaaataaaattataatataatcaaaaaaaattatttaaaaaatatttttactggcgcaaaattacgtcggcaaaagtctcAACCCTCACTGCATATATACACCTTTCCCGGCGCAAAAACGAGCCACTAAAAGAGTCATCTTTTGCCGGTGTTTTCCACAACAACGCGACAAATATTTTTGCCGGCGCATCCTTATTTTTCCCAGCGCATTTTTTCCTCGTCAAAAGATACCATATGCCGGCGCATTAcgttttgcgtcggcaaaagtgaaATTAGCGACGGGGGTACGTCGCGgacctttgccggcgcaaaaccttacttttgccggcgcaaatttgtgccggcaaaagtgaggttttttgtagtgacacatgagatcaagataataggccttagaattagttctttatttttcagggagagaaaactatcgttatATTTTTCACAAAGCGAATGTTCTGAGTTATCTCagatatttgaatattttcttattagtcatacttaaaagaaaatattcaaatttaaaaaataaatatgtaaccaactt
This genomic interval from Humulus lupulus chromosome 8, drHumLupu1.1, whole genome shotgun sequence contains the following:
- the LOC133795579 gene encoding F-box/LRR-repeat protein At3g26922-like codes for the protein MAVKGGTRGRGRPAKKRVKTTYSSITEDRISKLPDAVIVHILSFLPTVDVVRTCILSKRWKFMWYSVPVLFFSDATTDFQSPQGLEKFYKYVDDCLEHRKRVNARDLTILELEGLDLDATYSIGLPALKTLSMKNFYFQHEKGDAVFKLLLDCPSLENLVLNLCGNMGTIGHLLPLQSLSLKFIKIENFEDAIPFQVEAVNLESLVLNGFMFEISNLSTCKAIRNLSLTFNSSVEDPASLEYLISNLPLLENLTLEDCNELKLENIKISNQQLRSFNLKNKYTKYDHGMNIIIESAPKLAFFCYEGDINFILSIKSSNLLNGKFVISNLHENYDPNWFTSMMVFLLNLNCSWKVITLHVHSDKDLVLSENFKKICRSPLFNWKHLRVITDDKPEKESNLKDSLMWISPFLETLSINEKVIL